In a genomic window of Mageeibacillus indolicus UPII9-5:
- a CDS encoding MptD family putative ECF transporter S component has product MSNTKSGLSVKELIVTGVFSAIIFICISLSGGVFAMMPALTFYYPVGAALLAGPVYLLMVAKVPKKGPIFIASALMAIFCFVTGMHIGMTIGYLIGGVLAEIVAHTANYKSKKMNILSYVFFCLGGTGTYIAYFINPQTWVNTMLEKGTTQEYLDSMLASTSWIVLVTMLIGTIVIALLSGFVGSKLLKKQFEKAGITA; this is encoded by the coding sequence ATGTCTAACACAAAATCCGGTCTTTCTGTCAAAGAACTTATCGTAACAGGTGTCTTTTCCGCAATTATCTTTATCTGTATCAGCCTTAGCGGTGGTGTGTTTGCGATGATGCCAGCACTCACTTTCTACTATCCTGTCGGCGCTGCTCTTCTTGCTGGTCCAGTGTATTTGCTTATGGTTGCGAAAGTACCAAAGAAAGGCCCCATTTTTATTGCAAGTGCGCTTATGGCAATCTTTTGCTTTGTAACAGGTATGCACATTGGAATGACAATCGGCTATTTAATTGGTGGAGTACTTGCAGAAATTGTCGCACACACTGCAAATTATAAAAGCAAAAAAATGAATATCCTTTCGTATGTATTCTTTTGCTTGGGTGGAACTGGTACATATATTGCATATTTTATTAACCCGCAAACATGGGTAAATACTATGCTGGAAAAAGGAACGACACAGGAATATCTTGATAGTATGCTTGCATCTACCAGTTGGATCGTACTTGTAACAATGTTGATCGGAACAATAGTGATTGCTTTGCTCAGCGGTTTTGTTGGAAGCAAGCTTTTAAAGAAACAGTTTGAAAAAGCGGGTATCACAGCATGA
- a CDS encoding energy-coupling factor transporter transmembrane component T has product MNIQYTKIHSGLCTFDPRTKILLLAITVFAATMAPSLRHVWLLVLFITLFGCTCGKAKRSLCHLIFFALFYLLTLYVLSLETGVVYTMFVAWMGLFYKVYPCAMLAGIILSTTSVNEFLTAMNKAHVSKGIYIPLAVMLRYIPTIQEDWHYIKDGMRLRDVSLSFKGFIHHPGMTIECLYVPLLMTASKAADELAIASVTRGIENPHSRTCLIQIKFRIQDILVIICFLFLLALNAGEIGGAV; this is encoded by the coding sequence ATGAATATACAGTACACAAAAATTCATAGTGGATTGTGTACGTTTGATCCACGTACAAAAATCTTGTTACTTGCAATCACTGTATTTGCCGCAACGATGGCTCCATCGTTGCGGCATGTATGGCTATTAGTGTTATTCATCACACTTTTTGGATGCACATGCGGGAAAGCCAAACGCTCTTTATGCCATCTGATCTTTTTTGCTTTATTTTATTTACTGACCCTTTACGTTCTCTCTCTTGAAACGGGTGTTGTATATACGATGTTTGTCGCATGGATGGGGCTTTTCTACAAAGTGTATCCTTGTGCAATGCTCGCTGGAATCATACTGTCCACAACGAGTGTAAATGAATTTCTGACAGCAATGAATAAAGCACATGTTTCTAAAGGAATATACATTCCGTTGGCAGTTATGTTGCGATATATTCCGACAATTCAAGAAGATTGGCACTATATCAAAGACGGTATGCGTTTAAGAGATGTATCACTTTCTTTTAAGGGTTTTATTCATCACCCTGGGATGACAATTGAGTGTTTGTATGTCCCGCTTTTAATGACTGCGTCCAAGGCAGCTGATGAACTTGCAATTGCATCTGTAACAAGAGGCATTGAAAATCCTCATTCACGGACCTGTCTGATACAAATCAAATTTAGAATACAGGATATTTTGGTAATCATTTGTTTCTTGTTTCTTTTGGCGTTGAACGCAGGTGAGATTGGAGGTGCGGTATGA
- a CDS encoding ABC transporter ATP-binding protein produces MIQFKNVSFAYAGTTASEIGVKHIDLFVETGECVLLCGRSGCGKTTITKLINGLIPNYFPGELNGDVQVDDLKVFETPTYQLAEKIGSVFQNPRTQFFNVDVDSEIAFGIENAAVPPEELHRRLGNTLDVLHIRHLQGRNIFELSGGEKQKVAFASVYAMDPDIYLLDEPSSNLDMASIADLKKYLQLLKKAGKTILIAEHRLYYLLDIADRIVYLSEGEIQAIWTSAELRKLSDVERKNMGLRAVALETVYPVVANVPIQKPVLEIQDVSLFYKKQMIISHISMQASKGEIIGVVGCNGAGKTTFLRALCGVHKGSTGKFLWQGNAQNEKERMKRSFMVMQDVNYELFADSVEAECTFGIRYTDPALVKRALDDLDLLSVRKRHPNTLSGGQKQRVAVAVSMICGKEVVVFDEPTSGLDYDSMEQVSKLIQDLAKNKVIFVVTHDYEFVCQTCSRLIRFDCHVLADDIPVCIENKERIYALMEQGEKK; encoded by the coding sequence ATGATCCAATTCAAAAATGTTAGCTTTGCCTATGCAGGGACAACCGCTTCCGAAATCGGAGTAAAACATATTGACCTATTTGTAGAAACAGGAGAATGCGTTTTGCTTTGCGGTCGTTCTGGGTGTGGTAAGACAACAATTACAAAATTGATTAATGGACTTATCCCTAATTATTTCCCTGGCGAGTTAAATGGCGATGTACAAGTGGATGACCTGAAGGTTTTTGAAACACCTACATATCAACTTGCTGAAAAAATCGGATCTGTATTTCAAAATCCGAGGACCCAGTTCTTTAATGTAGATGTGGACAGTGAAATCGCATTTGGAATAGAAAATGCGGCTGTCCCACCGGAGGAATTGCATCGTAGACTTGGAAATACTCTTGATGTCTTACATATCCGTCATTTGCAGGGACGAAATATATTTGAATTATCCGGGGGCGAAAAACAAAAAGTTGCCTTTGCGTCTGTGTATGCAATGGACCCGGATATTTACTTGTTGGATGAGCCGTCTTCTAACTTGGATATGGCCTCAATAGCGGACTTAAAAAAATATTTGCAGCTTCTGAAAAAAGCGGGAAAAACAATTTTAATTGCTGAACACCGCCTTTATTATCTTCTTGATATAGCAGATCGCATTGTATATTTGTCAGAAGGGGAAATCCAGGCAATTTGGACGTCAGCAGAACTCAGAAAGCTCTCGGATGTTGAAAGAAAGAATATGGGGCTGCGCGCTGTGGCGTTAGAAACTGTGTATCCCGTTGTTGCCAATGTTCCAATTCAAAAACCTGTACTGGAAATACAAGATGTATCACTATTTTACAAAAAGCAGATGATTATCAGTCACATCTCAATGCAGGCTTCTAAAGGTGAAATCATTGGCGTTGTCGGATGCAATGGAGCTGGGAAAACGACATTCCTTCGTGCTTTATGTGGGGTGCATAAAGGATCCACAGGGAAATTCTTGTGGCAAGGCAATGCACAAAATGAAAAGGAACGCATGAAGCGATCTTTTATGGTTATGCAGGATGTTAACTACGAATTGTTTGCAGATAGTGTAGAAGCTGAATGTACGTTTGGAATCAGATACACTGATCCTGCGCTGGTGAAAAGAGCATTAGATGATTTGGACCTTCTTTCTGTCCGTAAACGGCATCCGAACACACTTTCCGGAGGACAAAAGCAGCGGGTTGCTGTAGCCGTTAGTATGATATGCGGTAAGGAAGTGGTGGTTTTTGATGAACCAACTTCGGGTCTTGATTATGACAGCATGGAGCAAGTTAGCAAATTGATTCAGGACCTTGCAAAAAATAAAGTCATATTTGTTGTCACTCACGATTATGAATTTGTCTGCCAAACATGCTCGCGTCTGATTCGCTTTGATTGTCACGTTTTGGCAGATGATATTCCCGTTTGTATAGAAAACAAGGAAAGAATTTATGCACTTATGGAACAGGGGGAGAAAAAGTGA
- a CDS encoding ABC transporter ATP-binding protein, whose amino-acid sequence MEQKQENPIKLLLSWSGKSKRYLFASVACAFASGLFVIGPYIGIYNLMDAILSENITQRLLVNNIVLISATTILRMITLACSGVLSHKGAYGALYRVRCMIVEHLAKVPLGVLDDHSTGEIKTVLNEDIEKLELCLAHNIPELVSYLTGPIVIFIYLMTVNIPLAIISLIPLPIAGIVMIHLFKGMSSIMHDSNQSLIAFNSIMIEYIRGMRLIKAYNMGSKSFKKFSDAIKEENRVWNLISRKMGPPFAIFIIILECGMVLLVPIGGMLFLRNSITSSVFLLFAYVGSLYLTELLPLQQLGTTFAQALNGVTKTKEILELPVYESDGDFPTHCDIAVKNISFSYDGKKNVLENCSLYVAEGEKIALIGVSGAGKSTVIELISRFYDVQEGQVLIGGINVKNINYEKLLQNISIVFQKTFLTRDSVLENIRMGSNATLEEVRAAAKEAQIDDFIMSLPDGYDTKVGSFGSRFSGGEKQRIAIARAILKNAPILILDEATSAADPENQLEIDRAIENLCKGKTVLIVAHRLGAVKMCDKVAIVENHTITDAGTHEEVLSRNNYYRKAWSDYNASRKIVYGGKGDEA is encoded by the coding sequence ATGGAGCAGAAACAAGAAAACCCAATAAAACTTCTTTTGTCATGGTCGGGGAAAAGTAAACGGTATCTTTTTGCGTCCGTCGCCTGTGCTTTTGCAAGCGGCTTATTTGTAATAGGGCCGTATATTGGCATTTATAACCTTATGGATGCGATTTTATCCGAAAATATAACACAACGGTTATTGGTGAATAATATCGTACTGATTTCTGCAACAACTATCCTGCGTATGATTACTTTGGCTTGTTCAGGCGTTCTTTCTCATAAAGGAGCTTATGGTGCATTATATCGTGTACGTTGTATGATAGTGGAACATTTGGCAAAAGTTCCGTTAGGCGTACTGGATGATCATAGCACGGGAGAAATCAAAACTGTTTTAAATGAGGATATTGAAAAACTGGAACTATGCCTTGCTCATAATATTCCAGAGTTGGTAAGTTATCTTACTGGTCCGATAGTCATTTTTATTTATTTAATGACAGTAAACATTCCATTAGCGATAATTTCTTTGATTCCCCTTCCGATTGCAGGAATTGTTATGATACATCTTTTTAAGGGTATGTCAAGTATCATGCATGATTCAAACCAATCTCTTATTGCATTTAATTCGATTATGATTGAGTACATTCGCGGAATGCGGTTAATTAAAGCCTATAATATGGGAAGTAAATCGTTCAAAAAATTCTCGGATGCCATTAAAGAGGAAAACAGAGTATGGAATTTGATCTCGCGTAAAATGGGACCTCCCTTTGCAATTTTTATTATTATTCTGGAATGTGGAATGGTTCTTTTGGTTCCTATTGGTGGAATGCTGTTTTTAAGAAATTCTATCACTTCCAGTGTGTTTTTGCTTTTCGCTTATGTTGGTTCTCTATATTTAACTGAGCTACTTCCACTTCAGCAGTTAGGAACAACCTTTGCACAGGCATTGAATGGAGTTACTAAGACAAAGGAAATACTGGAGTTGCCTGTTTATGAAAGCGATGGGGATTTTCCTACACATTGTGATATTGCCGTTAAAAACATTTCCTTTTCATATGATGGGAAAAAGAATGTTCTGGAGAATTGCAGTTTGTATGTAGCTGAAGGAGAGAAAATAGCTCTGATTGGTGTTTCCGGTGCTGGTAAAAGCACAGTCATTGAGCTGATCTCCCGATTTTACGATGTGCAGGAAGGTCAGGTATTAATCGGCGGTATAAATGTAAAAAACATAAACTATGAAAAATTGCTTCAAAACATATCCATTGTATTTCAAAAGACGTTTTTGACCCGCGACAGTGTTTTGGAGAATATCCGTATGGGCAGTAACGCCACTCTGGAAGAAGTGAGAGCAGCCGCAAAAGAGGCACAGATTGACGATTTCATCATGTCTTTGCCAGATGGATATGATACGAAAGTAGGCAGTTTTGGCTCCCGTTTCTCTGGCGGAGAAAAACAAAGGATAGCGATTGCAAGAGCTATTTTAAAAAATGCTCCTATTCTGATATTAGATGAAGCCACAAGTGCAGCCGATCCCGAAAATCAGTTGGAAATAGATCGGGCAATTGAGAATCTTTGCAAAGGGAAAACCGTTTTGATTGTCGCACATCGTTTGGGTGCAGTTAAAATGTGTGATAAAGTGGCAATTGTCGAAAATCACACGATAACCGATGCAGGCACCCATGAAGAAGTCCTTTCCAGAAATAATTATTATAGAAAGGCATGGAGCGATTACAATGCTTCAAGAAAAATCGTCTATGGCGGGAAAGGAGATGAAGCATAA
- a CDS encoding ABC transporter ATP-binding protein gives MKETGPLHKNIHFNIGVIFTVIEGFLSGCSYMTIYLVIQILLGKKTTTTDILTITGILCVVYALRVLIYSIGYTQNQIGGAAVSKNLRLFLGDKFKRIPLFRFTHGQVGQYVNTMTCDVNSYEQILTHKVSNLTKNIALAVMVIVFICYLYLPAGGILLLSTSMLIPEMWLSFRTVKKYGTRKNKVSSETVSSIVEYIEGIQTFRAYGVAGTKNKATTEAMQLFSQVSFEYEAHGIPINFAFNIINWLMVPFIMFIGISPWMAGEIQTIDFLLLCMLPMLLAKLIGAISVDLFSYKNLVISKNNILKVIHEPEENGSTEPFTVKNYEIVFDNVDFSYIPGEAVLKETSFIVPNQKLTAIVGDSGSGKSTILNLIAKYYEPTGGEIRIGGKPISHISAERVLEQISMVDQDVFLFDDTIRENIRHARPNATDEEIEAACREANCDGFIRKMEKGYDTPTGENGNLLSGGERQRISIARAILKNSPILLLDEATASLDIENELAVKQAIANLLKEKKTVVMIAHTLSIVKNADQILVVSGGKIAEAGTHDELLAKGGKYAAMWNAEQKLSA, from the coding sequence ATGAAAGAAACAGGGCCATTACATAAAAATATCCACTTTAATATAGGCGTGATATTCACGGTTATTGAAGGTTTTCTTTCTGGATGCAGTTATATGACGATTTACCTAGTCATTCAGATCCTGCTCGGCAAGAAAACAACTACAACAGACATCTTAACGATCACAGGAATTCTGTGCGTAGTCTATGCTTTGCGAGTGCTTATTTACAGTATAGGTTATACACAGAACCAGATCGGCGGGGCTGCCGTTTCAAAAAATCTTCGCCTTTTCCTTGGAGATAAATTTAAGAGGATTCCTCTCTTTCGCTTCACACATGGGCAGGTGGGGCAATATGTAAATACAATGACATGCGATGTAAATAGTTATGAACAAATATTGACACACAAGGTAAGTAACTTGACCAAAAATATTGCTCTGGCCGTTATGGTTATTGTATTTATCTGTTATTTGTATCTGCCCGCAGGAGGGATCCTTTTGCTTTCTACTTCCATGCTGATTCCTGAAATGTGGCTTTCTTTCCGAACGGTAAAAAAGTATGGAACCAGAAAAAATAAGGTTTCATCTGAAACAGTAAGCAGCATTGTGGAATATATAGAAGGTATTCAGACGTTTCGTGCATACGGCGTGGCTGGCACAAAAAATAAGGCAACCACAGAAGCAATGCAATTGTTCAGTCAGGTCAGCTTTGAATATGAAGCGCATGGTATTCCCATAAACTTTGCTTTTAACATTATTAACTGGCTTATGGTTCCTTTTATTATGTTTATTGGGATTTCTCCGTGGATGGCAGGAGAAATTCAGACGATTGATTTTCTGCTTTTATGTATGCTCCCTATGTTGCTGGCAAAGCTAATCGGGGCAATTTCAGTAGATTTGTTTAGCTACAAAAACCTTGTGATTTCAAAAAACAATATTTTAAAAGTAATCCATGAGCCAGAAGAAAACGGCAGTACAGAACCGTTCACAGTTAAGAATTATGAGATTGTTTTTGATAATGTGGACTTCTCCTATATTCCTGGCGAAGCAGTTTTGAAGGAAACTTCCTTTATAGTTCCAAATCAGAAATTGACTGCAATTGTTGGTGATTCCGGTTCCGGTAAATCCACCATCTTGAACCTGATCGCCAAATACTATGAGCCGACTGGCGGCGAAATCCGTATCGGCGGTAAGCCAATCAGTCATATATCCGCTGAGCGTGTGTTGGAACAAATTTCGATGGTAGATCAGGATGTATTTCTCTTTGATGATACCATTCGTGAGAATATCCGGCACGCCCGCCCCAATGCCACGGACGAGGAAATCGAGGCTGCCTGCCGGGAGGCTAATTGTGACGGCTTCATCCGCAAGATGGAAAAGGGATACGATACGCCGACAGGCGAAAACGGAAACCTTCTCTCGGGTGGTGAGCGTCAGCGAATTTCAATCGCCCGCGCTATCCTGAAAAATAGCCCGATCCTGCTTTTGGATGAAGCAACGGCGTCCCTTGACATCGAGAACGAACTGGCAGTAAAGCAGGCCATCGCCAATCTGCTGAAAGAGAAAAAGACTGTGGTAATGATTGCTCATACCCTTTCCATCGTCAAAAATGCAGATCAAATCCTTGTGGTATCTGGCGGAAAGATTGCTGAAGCCGGTACTCACGATGAATTGCTGGCTAAAGGCGGAAAGTATGCGGCCATGTGGAACGCCGAACAGAAATTATCTGCATAA